Genomic DNA from Spirochaetota bacterium:
GCTTTCGAGCGTTTTTTGCGTGCCGCCATATCGATATTCCAGATATATTTCTGCGTTCTGAAAATGACGACAGTAAGAACGACGAGCGCGAGAACCGTTGCGAACGGCAGCGCTGTCTTGAAAAAGCCGATGCCGAAGACTATCAATGCCGCGTTGAGCAGAATGAAGAAGAGCCGCATTTCCGTGGGGCCCGAGCCGAGATAGGTTATCTTGAATTCCCCCGTCGCTGCGAATGAGAGGAAAGAGTTTATCATGAAGCCGGAGAAGGTGAGCATGAGGAGATACAATACCCAGACATGATATCCCTGCACCAGGAATGAATAGCCGATGAAGATCGAAACGAGGAAAACGAAATCGAGAAGGTGATCCATATAGAATCCCCATTTCGGTATGCCGGTATCGCGGAACCTGCCGAGCGAGCCGTCGAAACAGTCGGTGAACCACTGGAGCGCGATGAAGAGCGAAGAGAGCCAGAGCCAGTGCATGGTGCCGCGGGCGAGTCTCCCGCAGAGTATGATGCCTATGCACCAGACGATGGTCATGAGCGTAAGGTGGTAGCCTTCTATCCAGCGCGGGAAATGCGGGGTGAGGAAGGTGATGAAGCGCTTCTCCGCATCGGCAAAGAAGGAGCGCATCGGCAGTTTTTTATCGCCGGTGAATCGAGCGGCTTTCTTTTTCTTTGGCATTAGTTCAGTATAAAGCATTGCCGAATGGGCGTCAAATCGGAGACGATGCTGTGGAATTACATCAAATAAGGCCGAGACGTTGATAAAAAGGCAGAGAGCGAGTATACTATACACGTCGGTATGAATTGGGAGAGATGATGCCATGGAAACGATAGTAAAAAATGTCAGCAAAAGAAAAGCCCATGAGGTTGAATCCCTTCTTGAACAGGAATTTGAACGCCACCATGGCAAGGACATGCGTATAGTGGTCTCCGAGGTCGGGGAAAGCAATACACCTGTACTCGAGAAGCTCAGGGGCATACTTAAGGGCACAAAGATTACCTCGGAGCAGGTGAAAGCAGCACGTGTGAAAGAGCGGTATGGTAATATTTATTGATACCAACATCCTCCTCGATGTGCTTTTGCAAAGAGCGCCGTTTCAAGACGCATCCGAAGGAATCATGGAAAATGGTTGAGCGGCATGAAGCCGAGGGATACATATCCGCAAATTCGATTGCTGATATATTCTATGTAACGAGAAAGAGTCTCGGTGGGGCCGTTGCATTTGATGTATTAAGACTGATCATGCGGGTGTTTCGTGTTGTCGGTGTCGCAGCGGATGAGATAACATCCGCCATTGACTATGGCATGAAGGATTTCGAGGACGCCCTGCAGGTGGTCTGTGCGGATAAAGTACGGGCAGCGTACTTTATCACGAGGGACAGCAAGGGCTTTGAGAAAGTAAGAAAGATGAAAGTACTGTCGCCCGAGAAATTCATAAAAGATATCGCCTGAGAATTATCCGGCAAGATCACAGGCAGGGATGGCTTTTACATCCGGTGCGTATGCTTCACTTTCGAGCCCCTCCCAATTCCTTCGCCCGCCACTTTACGAACATCTCCAGCACCGGGTCTTCCATCGTCTGCCATCGTTGCAACGCAAGCCATTTTGTGTACCATACGCGCGCATCCTTCGGCTTGCCGAGATATTCCGCACGCATCGCTTTTGCGATAATAAGCCGGGATGTCCGAGTCTGTTTCATCGGCTGATTCAGGAATTCTTCTTCCGATACGTTCCCAAGTATATACGCTGCATCGAAGTACATCATCTGCACAAAATGGGATTTGTGATTCGAGACAGCTTCGTTACAAAAATCCCGCAGCGCATCCGGTTGTCCGTTGATCGTTTGGAGAAGCGGGATAATGAAAAAGTATGAAAAATAGTACCAGCGCAGCATACCATAATCGAACGGCATGTTTGTTACCGATGACATCTCCCGCATAGAACGAGTATGAATATACTCTTCAAGGCCATGCTGGGATTTTGCCACCACCATGAATGTAGCCAGTTCGGCATAATTCGTGAGCGCTTCCTGTGTTCGTCGCAAAAACAGCAACGAATAAAAACATTCTCTCCGCTGTTCAGGGTATTTCAACAGCACTTCTTTCTCGCGGCCGAGATGAATGAGCGCCCATGCGCAAGCGGCTCGCTGATCGGGATGTTTTTTTAACACCTCCTCTGCACGGCCGAGACTGCTCAATGCATCTGCACATTGGCGCCGCATGTCGGAGTAGTTAGACAATACTTCTTCTTCACGGCTGAGGTTGATAAGCACCCAGGCACAACGGTCCCGCTGCTCAGGATAGGAAGATAAAATTTCCTCGAGACGTCCGAGATTGTTGAGCGCACTTGCGCAAGCGGTTCTCTGATCAGGATATTTCATCAGGACATCTTCAAAACGGCCGAGTATCATCAGCGCTACAGCACAGAAGAAACGCTGTTCGGGATAATGCGACAGCACATCCTCTGCACGGCCGAGATTAAGGAGCGCCGTAGCGCACGCTGCTCGTTCATCGGGATAATCGTCGACGATCTTCTGATATTCTCCGTAGATGACCAGCTGCCGTATGGCTGCATTCTGGAACGAGTTTCCCTGAAGCGGAAGCTCGAATATCTGTGCCGTTGTCCGTATAGCGCTGCGGCCCGCATCGAAGAAAGCGATCATATCTTCGCGTGAAGCATTTGACTTGGATTGAAGCTGGGAAAGCCACTGATCGGACACCCTATGGTATATATTCTTCAATACCGAGTGCTTCGGAAAGCGTGAGGCCAATGCACGATACAGGACAAGCACTTCATTCGTCATGCCGCGGGATGAAAGAAATATCGATCGTTCGTACATCGAGAACGGTGCCATGTGATGGTTCGGATCATCCTTCTCGAATTTTTCCAATACTGCATATCCCTCATTCGACTCGCCGCTCCGGATCCTGGACACACCGAATTTGAACATCGCTTCCCGACCGATGTCGGTATGGGGATATATCTCAGCCAGTTCACTGTATTGTACCGCGGCATCGGCATATCTCTTTTCTACGAAGGCGCGGTCAGGAACGGCAAGTGATGATACTTTCCGCGGGAACGGCATGCTGTACACACGGATGTTCTCGATACGAAGGAATGTTCTCGTAACGACATCGTTGAATCCAAAAGTCCTATGGCCGGTGCCGACGATCTCGTCATAATCATAGTAATTGAATATCCGTTCTCCATTGATAAAAAGCCGTACGAATTTGCCTTCTTTCTCCATTCGAAATCGATGTTTCTTGCTCGCTGCAAGAGCGTTCGTTCGAGGGATATAATCGAGAACGCTCTGCTGCACGCCCCGTGTAAGCACCCACCTGCCGTCCCATCCGATATGGAATGTGTACCCATCGAAAAGGTCTTTTCCGCATATATAAAAACGCGGCTGGGGGTTCGGCGATGTTAATTCCCAGTCCACACGGAAATTGCCATGCAGCTCGCGATTGTAATAAAGCCCCTCCCAGCGGGTTGAGAAGCCCATGATCAATGCATTTGACCGAATGGCAATATTTTTCGTCGCATTGAATGCTGTGATCGCAATTGGCTCAGGCGACGGGACGCGCGTGATGGGGTAATGGTAGAATGTCCAATTATTCGTGACATTGTTGATATTCGTATACGCGAAGTTCTCTTTAAAAACCAGCCGCCAGGTAAATAGTTCTTTTGTACGTTCGCCGTAGAACATAAAGAATGACGCGATAGCGATAACAAGAGCAGCAGCGGATGGAAGGACGATCTTTCGATGCTTCCTCAGGAATTTCGTCATCTTGTACACGACCGTCGTCGGCCGCGCCTGTATCGCCTCATCATTCACGAAACGCGCGATATCATCCTTGAACGCCTTTGCGTTCGCATACCGCCGCGCAGGGTCCTTCTCCATCGCGGTGAGTATTATCGTCTCAAGGTCCTTCGGTATCTTCGCGTTGCGCTTGCACGGCGAGGGCGGCTCCATACCCGAAAGTTTCTGTACGTCGGAAAGGAGATTGCCCGTCGAGGTAAACCATTTCTCGCCGGTGATGAGGAGCTAGAGCACTGCGCCGAGCGAGAATATATCCGAACGCTCATCCGCTTTCTTCGATGCCTCCGCCTGCTCCGGCGCCATGAAATCGATAGTGCCGACGACATCCGTGCTCTGCGTAATATCGCCCTCGTTCATGCCGAACCGCGCGAGCCCAAAATCCATCACCACGGCATCGCCGCTTCTGCGGAGCATGATATTCCCCGGTTTTAAGTCGCGGTGGATTATGCCGTGTTCGTGAGCATACTGAACCGCATCGAGAACGTCGGTGAATATCTTGAGCGCGTGTGTGATGGGGATGGAATGCTTCTGCTCCCCTTCCCCTCTCTCACTTCCCTGTGAGAGAGGGGAAGGGGTGGGGGGTAGGGGTGAGTGTTTCCCCACCACCACGCTTTCCACCAATCCCGCGACCGTATCGGCAGAAGTCCCTGAGCCTTGACGAAGGACGCCGGATGATAATATCTCCCCAAGGCTCGCGCCGTTCACATATTCCATCGCGATGAACGATATATTCTCATACTGCCCGAATTCGATGATGCGGCATATGCCCGGATGATC
This window encodes:
- a CDS encoding CDP-alcohol phosphatidyltransferase family protein — protein: MPKKKKAARFTGDKKLPMRSFFADAEKRFITFLTPHFPRWIEGYHLTLMTIVWCIGIILCGRLARGTMHWLWLSSLFIALQWFTDCFDGSLGRFRDTGIPKWGFYMDHLLDFVFLVSIFIGYSFLVQGYHVWVLYLLMLTFSGFMINSFLSFAATGEFKITYLGSGPTEMRLFFILLNAALIVFGIGFFKTALPFATVLALVVLTVVIFRTQKYIWNIDMAARKKRSKADHG
- a CDS encoding PIN domain-containing protein; its protein translation is MCFCKERRFKTHPKESWKMVERHEAEGYISANSIADIFYVTRKSLGGAVAFDVLRLIMRVFRVVGVAADEITSAIDYGMKDFEDALQVVCADKVRAAYFITRDSKGFEKVRKMKVLSPEKFIKDIA